Within Candidatus Terasakiella magnetica, the genomic segment GCCCTTGGTGTTTTCTCAGCTGTGGTCCATCTCCCCATTAAGGAAATGGCGGTGAAAAGGGAAACTAAAACCGCTTAACCCTAAAGGGTCACCACCACCTTACCTGTGGATTTACGGCTGATCAGTGCGTGATAGGCTTCTTTAATATCATCCAGTGCAAAAGTCATGGAGACATGAGGTTTTAAAGAGCCTTCTTCAATCCAGCCCATAAGTTCAGCAAAAGAAGCACGCAAGCTATCGGGATCAAGCGTGCGATAAGCCCCCCAGTGATAACCAATACAGGTGATATTTTTCACCATCATGATATTGGCGGGAATTTGAGGAATATCACCACTGGCAAATCCCACAACCAAGATACGCCCATCTTGGCGGGTGGAGCGCAAAGTCTCGGTAAAGAGATCACCCCCGACAGGATCATAAGCCACGTGGGAGCCTAAGCCCCCCGTCAGTTCCTTGATCTTTTCACGCACATTACCGTCACGATAATCAATCAGATGGTCCGCGCCATGGTCTTTACAAATGGCAAGCTTTTCTGCCCCGCCTGCACTGGCAATAACGGTTGCGCCAATGCGTTTACCAATTTCAACTGCCGTGAGCCCCACCCCACCAGCTGCGCCATGGACCACCAAGGTTTCCCCCGCCTTCAAGTTTGCCTTCATGCGCAAACCATGGTGCGACGTGCCATAGGCCACAGGGATGGCAGCAGCGGTTTTAAAATCCAGATTATCCGCAATGGGATACACATCATGGGCTTTTGCAAGGGCATATTCAGCAAAACCACCCCAATCAAGCACCGCCATGACCCGATCACCCACCTTACATGTGGTGACAGTAGCGCCCACGGCCTCAACCACACCTGCGCATTCCAGACCCGGTGAGAAAGGAAGCGGGGGCTTGACCTGATATTTACCTTTCACAATCAAACTATCGGCAAAGTTCAACGCACTGGCATGAACGCGGATTAAAACCTGATCCTCATTGGGGCTGGGGATATCGATGTCGAGGATTTCGAGATTTTCATAGCCCTCAAGGGAGGTGCAAACTGCCGCTTTCATATAAGAACTCCATTTGCTATATAGCCAGTGATCGTGTCACCAAAACAGATGTAGAGTCTTTGTGGCATAGAAAGAGATTCCCAATCAAGTTGGGAATGACGAAAATCATATGGATATGTGGAGCAAAGATCATGCGTGGGTATTTCGGCATTGGCATTCACGGGGTGAATAAACCTTTTAATATCGGTAATCT encodes:
- a CDS encoding NADPH:quinone oxidoreductase family protein — translated: MKAAVCTSLEGYENLEILDIDIPSPNEDQVLIRVHASALNFADSLIVKGKYQVKPPLPFSPGLECAGVVEAVGATVTTCKVGDRVMAVLDWGGFAEYALAKAHDVYPIADNLDFKTAAAIPVAYGTSHHGLRMKANLKAGETLVVHGAAGGVGLTAVEIGKRIGATVIASAGGAEKLAICKDHGADHLIDYRDGNVREKIKELTGGLGSHVAYDPVGGDLFTETLRSTRQDGRILVVGFASGDIPQIPANIMMVKNITCIGYHWGAYRTLDPDSLRASFAELMGWIEEGSLKPHVSMTFALDDIKEAYHALISRKSTGKVVVTL